The nucleotide sequence tagatgcccacaagctgtTGCATGGAAAagcgtttagggcataccttattaagtcccggttaTCCATTTGGTGCCCTATTGCGTGAAGTTCATTGAGAATGTCTTTAATTCTTGCGTGGAGTTGgctcgccgtttctccttcctgcatttttatgttaaaaattctatttaagagcaagtctcattttgttaccttagcgtcgctcgttccttcgtgcagctcgatcagtttgtcccacagctctttggcGTTCTTATGTGGTCCGACTCAGTTTAGTTATTCTccagtcaatccgcactgtaaggtgttgattgccttgttctctgttctgttgtccaatcttctggatccagtagattcccggaactgtctactggtattttgtaaGGTCTTGTGATGCTCATctactggtcgaagtctgtcttgagatacacttccattcacttcttccagtaggggaaatcatccccgttgaagaggagaggtcgcactgtgctgaaccCCTCGATCTGCGACATTTTGAATCTGCACACAAAAAAGATATAGAAAGATtcaaagacttggtcttggattagtagtgcgggaagaattaaataaaaataactaaattggtgttgcatcaATTTAGATTAAATTACGATGGAAAGAaacttccaaaaaggtaataataccagtttggatctttacgaaaaactgaaatccgaaaagaaataaaaaaaaaacaaatcacccccttgtctgattggtggttgcaccaaatcagagcggtacctgctctgataccacttgttggatcgtgaggaatcgatagaggggggggtgaatatcgaaaagcGTTCAAAACGAGTAAGCGCAGCAGAAAAGTATAACAgaaagacaatgctaacacaagttctttttacttggttcggagcctgtgtcgactcctactctaaggcccgtactcgttgagtactttcgttgggcaatccactagcaattcgaataatgtATTACAATGATTAAGTACAGGAAAGCTAGAAGTAGAATACCGACAAATGTAACACAATAAGAATAGAGCTTGTCGGAGCAGAGTCGCGACGTTGCAGGAGCGCAAGAGAGAAGatcgtcaattcagagttgttgtagaagctccacccctgccccttcttttatatgaagctcggggcgccccggatccctccGGGCGCCCTgatgagacgtggcaggtccaaccagtgagctccacgtggcgacgacgagtttggataaaattcgcctcacgggcgcccggatccctttcgggcgcccgaacctccgggtgcccggaccacctttttccagggagcacttttcctgcaaaataaggttagtccgaggcaaatatataaattataacctgcaaaacagagtgttagttcagtttatagtttagcaaaaaagagtatgacttagattccgtctttccgagactggaatctagtcacgatctcgacttagatatccgaaatggatctaagccggatcgacgactaatgttcccttcccgggagcgcgtcctcacagtcactcccttccagtgacttacctttactcacctgccagacatccggtcagcccttcgacccgtctggacttctcttcaagcgtccggtcagcccgtcaaccgcttggacttctcgccagctatccggtcagcccatcaacctagctggacttctcgacaagcgtccggtcagcccgtcgacccgcttggacttcgtgccaaacatccggtcagcccgtcaacctgtctggacttcatctgcacactcggtcagaatgttagatcacgacagacctaacttaacccaatttgtcattcattaaaacctgagttagaccgttagtgctaaccgcaccaacactaactTCGTCTTCTGGTAGGTACTCGGCTATAAGAGTTGTTCCAGCAATTTCCTAATTTTCAGCTTTTGATGACAACTCGGTGTCCATCAAGAAGTTGGAATCGGCTTCaactggttcttcgtagagcttcaagaacttttcccaaagttcttttgcactttggtagttgtcaattttgtTGAGATCTTTAACTGGAAGTGCATTTAAGAGACGAAATTTAGCCTTACCATTTGACGTAAAATCGTCACGCTGCTATTTGGTCCAGAGGGGTTTTCCGATTTCTTATCCGTTCGTATTCTTTGATGCTTTagaaccatatttcattattaataaaatattaaaatctgttttaagaaatacctccattcgtcacttccaaaatgcgaactccccctcaaacattggtgggtagatgttagctccggccatctcgttgcttcaatcgacggttagtcctttcgAGGCGTcctctctctgataccacttgttggtccattggaggccaacaagaggggaggggtgaattgccctgcaaaaattcaaaacaaatccttctcggactttaaaagaacacttgcataaaactaattaaaacaagaaataaactgaaAGAACGAGACTcagaagatttacttggttacaatcggggaggttgttaatccaaggaagtgaacgcgcactaaagatctccttcaggcagagaagcctctttatagcaatgaagcacagaaaatgagaagctaaaagaaaagtaaagcacgtacaagtgttgtttgcaGAATGCttgttctttttagtttcttggaccaaggcaatatttatagtcttggttagGGCTCCTGGAagagttccaggcgcctggagggggataaaactttatcccctccgTAACAGATCGCGATCAAACGTGATCTGGATACAATCAGgtttcgggcacccggacccttaaagtcaatatggttgactttttcagtctgggccctctgctccagtgctgcttgcctcggtccgggtcttccactcctccactcgtttgggtgattttggccatccggaatagggctcatccaaacccaacttccagtcttctcgagcaaccttctgctccgacttctcgtccctcggaatcgtcacatgcttccttctcatccgccagcgtattCTTCCGCATCTTCGTCCGTCAGAAGCACCGAgactgtcggctctctcctgtgccgaccttctcgttagctgcgtcttttgcttcccgagtaatcttccgctccagcttctcgtccctcggaaacatcgcacactcccttctcgttcgccggtgtactcttctgcaacacctcatccctcagacgcaccaagtccgttggctctctcccgtgccgtccttctcgctagtttcATCTTTTGCCCAACTttttgtactcctaagttcctacacacttagacacagagataaataccaacaggacctaacttatcttgtttgatcacatcaaaaataacctTGCGGTTCCAacagattctaggcaggtggaaaaccctagggggtggtaaccctaggtcctaggggccgATAACCCTAGAtgatggaaaagtcctaactgcggttaggtaggtggaaaccctaggggatgataacctaggtcctagggagtggcaACCCtaagtcttagggggtggtaaccctaggtcatggaTAACTCTAGGGggtgtaaccctaggtcctaggaggtggtaaccctaggcggaaagtccagtcggtctagaggaccgatctggcaacaggtaatctcttctcagagaagtaggtgaggacgcgtttctcATTGAAGGAATAGTAgatgtcggtttgacctaggattttcagagaaaatccgaagtcagaaccagacagtctgaAAGCTGTCAAAgctatttatttacatattatctgctatgtgctaactctattttacaggagacTAGCACTTTGTGCATGGTTAGATtcgaccgggatcggtcgaccgaacttcgggttcagtcgaccgaacctccaagcagcAAGATCAGAGTTCCAGCCAGTGGACCGGGTTTGACCAggagatcggttgaccgaacctcaggttcagtcgatcgaaccaagGATAAGCGACGACTGGATCAGGTTGGGTTGATCGAGGCAGAGATCATcaactgatcgatcgaccgaacaacgagatcggttgaccgaacgaaGGCTTATCCGAAGCGGCGAAATCTGGATGGGAATTGGGGCTGATCCAAGcgagattggtcgaccgaaccagggaatcggtcgatcgaaccaggggatcagtcgactgaaccaagggatcgatcgaccgattagtgatgagtcaaacctgatcccgagatcagtggatctggattagGTCtgggttggctataaaaggatggCTCGACCAGTTGCCACAACATTGACAACAGAATTTAGAAGGATCTTCTAAGCTACGCGCTACTCCGAAACAACTCGATAACGCTCAGCTGCCCCGACAATTGACGATCctgtttcttaatctttgtattGTCGGTAACTTTATAATATTGTTGTTGTACTTCAAACTTGTAATTATTATTCgagctattagtgattgcccatcgaaagcgatcaacgatcgcggactttggagtaggagtcgtcacaggctccgaaccaagtaaaagaaaacttGTTAGCATTACTTGTCTTTTtcattctttattccgctgcatttactttgagttttctgAAACAAACGAAAAAGCAAcgcgtgctattcaccccctcctagCACATCTACGATCCTACACAAAAGAGCTAGAGGTAGAAGAAGTAGTTAAAAACTTGAGATATAAATTTCAACAAGTCGAAGGATTATTCATCAAAGGAGCTCAACTTTGCAAATGGATTCATGAGATAGAGTCGGATATGACATCCGAGCATCTTCACCCTTCATATTGAGAAGTTTTGACCTTTggaaaatgaaattttgaaaaaaattttgatGATGGACATAGAGTACTGATTTGCTCTAATAGAGATATTTCGAACTCTAATAGATGACAAATGAAAGCTcctcaagaaaaacaaaaagtagaCCGAGGAGCAAGTGAAGATATCAGAGACCAATGATAAGCTAACTAAAATTTTGGCTAGTTTATTGCCTATCAATTTCTTATGCAAAATAGATGGATGCAAAGATGTCCAAAAATTATGGACGAAGTTAACAAATCTTCATATGAAAAATCATCCTCAATCCAACAGGTTAAAGGGTTTAAGTTTGGACCTTTTAACACTAGGCTGAATAATTGCTGGTAATCTTTGCTCTTTATCAATCGCTTTTTGACTATTTTCATGGCGACAAAAAAAAAGTTTTCCATATGAAACATGGGTTTATAATATCGAAATTTATCACAAACCATTGCTTTGAAGAGATTCCAAGAATTTGTGTCGCTTGACTACAACTTCGGATTAGATTTGGCTCGGTCATGCCCTATATCGTATGGTAAGGCTCAtttggagttttttttttcatttagttGAATCACCGATGAAGTCATTTAGGGTTTTAAGATACTAAATTACTTTGAAAGAAGAGAGTTTTCGCTCTTAAGGAGCTTTTTTTGGACATTCGAAAAGCCTTAGAGTTTGAGAATTTAAACTTTTCCCTTGCGCTAATTCACTTGGATCGACTTCTCCCTTGGCCAAGTTGGTATAATtctcaaaatttgaaaatattgagGGTGAGGAGAGTAGAGATACAAAGAAAGACACAAATTCAATTATCATTATCATGAGGATGACAACCCTAAACAGAAAACAAACTACATTGAAAAAAAACTTCACCGTCAATCAGATTCAAATCCAAGATTGTGAAATATGCCTCATGCCACACATATCACATAATAAGGATAGAACTATGGTTTGTAGTTCTATCAGCCACATTTTTTTGTAGTGTGTGTTTCATGTCATTCAAATGATTTTGATCTCTATTCTCTAGTGGTTTCCTTATATCTCAGACATTTACTTTTCGATATTACACACCGATTTTGATTGTTCATCACCCTGCACCGATTCTATTAAATGCTCATGCTAACGATGCCCTAGGCATTCGGGTCACCTTGCGATGACTTGGCTCTTTGTGAGTCTTATGATATAAGTCTTTGAATGGGAATACAAAGAGGAGTCTGTCATGGAGAGGTCatatccatccatccatccatccatccgtCCGTCCGTCCATCTGTTGATAGCGATCTTGGTCATAGATGATGAAGCGGTTATCAACGATTTGAATTGAATGAGACGGATCAGATGGTTGAGAGGGACCATTTATAAGAGATCTTATAGAAGGCCCTTTAATTGAATGTGTTCTTTTGAATAGAAGtgtaaatcaaaattttataCCATTCtatctcctctcttctttctttaataATTGAGATTAATCTATTAAATCGTTTATTTAGAATAGAGaaaaaaactaaattatttaTTATCTAAAATACCCTATTTAGAATaggattttagatacaataaAACCCAATGTTTtttattctttaaaatctagtgctCTAAGACAGTCCATTCATTGTAGGCCTACAGGCCTTTAGATGACACCACTCATGTTACACATTTGATCACACATTGTAAGTCTTATCGAAAGATGATCTAGTAATtaacacataaaatattattattattattacatttagattttgaatttcgGTTGAATAATTGACGGGAGCACTAAAGATGAACATAGTTATTTTTTATCATCTTAATCacatattataaaattattatttttttaaaaaatatttcttatgtcCTAATGACGACACGTGTCATACACACATCATacatttaatttttcatatatcaAAACATTTGAAAACGGAGCTCAAGGACTCcagttcagatcctctgtccccatttcTCTCTGTCTTCATGTCCTACTGCCGATCGGACGGGTCAAATTACATCTCAATGTATCATGGCATCTTTAAAATGTGTACAGTATTCTCGTGATTTGCAAAGTATCCTTGAGATATAATCTGACCCGCCCGATCGGCAATGGGACACAAAGACAGAGAAAAATGAGGACAGAGGATCAGAACTACAAGGACTCGAGCCTCACAacatttttatcattttttttattaaaactccaattaatcatttttaattaactaactaattGATAACTACTGCTTCTAGTCAATGTCCCAATAAATAATACTTGACTTAAATTTATCACTttaaatatttacttttttttCAACTCCACAATCTCCCTTAGTAATTGCTTAGATAAATAATAAAAACTAATAAATCAATAAATATATTTAGATAAATTGCGTATGATCAATGGTCAACCATACACATCCATTTCGTATTATTTGTTCTAGAATCATATCCATGCACTTATCCATCCAAGAGAATAGACGCTAACCAAGACAAAAAGATATAGTTTGGGTccacacatgttttaaaaattatcaaaaatccaCATCATCTTTTGGTATTACCAAAGAACTTATTTCCCTAATATAGTCAGGCTGCAAGCTAGACTGGTAATTGATAACACGAAAGATATATTTTGAGATAAAAGTAtgctttttatatatattaaaatatagtACACCCtttaataatttctaaaatttagatgtttttttttggtaaaatgtTAAGACAATCCATTTCCTCCCCAAACCTGTCTAGCTAAAACTCCAAATATTGCATTTAGAATGGGAACTCATTGAATGGAATTAAATGCATAGACATCTCCCCCTCCCTAATACAATGCAATTAATTAATCCAATTTGAGGCTCCAAATCAAACACCAAATGGAAAGCATTTATtgcaaaataagtttttttttttcaaatatatatatttttcccttaataaaaaaaatacacctCTCCACatgctctatttaaaccctctcCATCTCCACTTCCATGCCTCAGCCTTTCTCTAGTGCAACTACAtaccctagttttttttttatccccAAGTAATCAAGCATGGCATTTTGCTCCAAAAAGATCATGCTTTTGTTCATTGCTCTCCTCCTCTTTGTGTCTTTAGCTCATGCAAGTAGGTCAGTGCCAATTGATCATCCAAAGGAAGACAACTCCAAGGTACGTGTTTTTCCCTCATTTTTTAAGGGGAAAAATATATACTTTTTTTCttgatttgattttgttttgatatgtttttttttattattggttATAGGGTTTGGAAAAGGAGGTGATGGAAGAGAAACTAGAAGGTTGTGgtaatggagaagaagaggatgaatgCTTGATGAGGAGGACTTTGGTGGCACACACCGACTACATTTATACGCAAGAGAAGCATAATTGAACTAAATAAGCTGATAAATATATTATatctataaatttatataatataattCCCCCTTATTTTAAAAATGCCCtttagaattttaaaagtttGAGGGACTCTATGTCACTTTTGAAATTCTAAagggaatttttatttttattttagaaaaataataaaatatggggGGAGGCGAGtgtaaattttttaatgtttgtaATAGTGTTTAATATATATGCTAGTGCTGTTTCTAAGTTTAGCAATTTTTGTTTGGAGTTCAATGAAAATAAATCTTAAGGAATAAATTAAgtattcataaataaaatatagaaattatatgtttgaaaaataattataaattaaatgtGGTTTGACAATCTTGGATTGGCAAATGGTCAACCTCCATTAATTTTTTTGTTATGTGTCTGTTTAATTGACTGATTTTTGAGATTAACGTGAATCTAATTGACTAAGATTGCAACATGTCAGGATTGTTTtccctttctcccttcacttGCTTTCATATCCGCAATTGCTCATCTTGAAACGGCATT is from Zingiber officinale cultivar Zhangliang chromosome 7B, Zo_v1.1, whole genome shotgun sequence and encodes:
- the LOC122004024 gene encoding phytosulfokines 3-like, with product MAFCSKKIMLLFIALLLFVSLAHASRSVPIDHPKEDNSKGLEKEVMEEKLEGCGNGEEEDECLMRRTLVAHTDYIYTQEKHN